In a genomic window of Pseudomonadota bacterium:
- a CDS encoding RNA pseudouridine synthase yields the protein MTEQDVISRVLYRDGLMIVLDKPAGIPVHAGPGKGPNLEQYFDALRFGFPRPPGLAHRLDRDTTGCLVLGRHPKALRRLGKLFMDGKVEKTYWAVVRGRPSQDEGRMDFPLLRVRQKDGWRILVDGKGQESVTDYRVFGCSPDGALTWLELYPRTGRTHQIRVHCTHVGLPIVGEPFYCSPEIRGSRPGREGIPLHLHSRAITLPLYPNRDAVTVSADPPAHMLAALKACGYRIPEQAA from the coding sequence ATGACCGAACAGGACGTGATATCCCGGGTGCTGTACCGCGACGGGCTGATGATTGTGCTGGACAAGCCGGCGGGGATCCCCGTGCACGCCGGTCCCGGCAAGGGCCCCAATCTCGAGCAGTATTTTGATGCCCTGCGTTTTGGCTTTCCGCGCCCGCCCGGCCTGGCCCATCGCCTGGACCGGGATACCACGGGCTGTCTGGTCCTGGGCAGGCATCCGAAGGCCCTGCGCCGTCTGGGAAAACTGTTCATGGACGGGAAGGTGGAGAAGACCTACTGGGCCGTGGTCCGCGGCCGGCCGTCGCAGGATGAGGGCCGGATGGACTTTCCCCTGCTGCGGGTGCGGCAGAAAGACGGCTGGCGTATCCTGGTGGACGGGAAGGGCCAGGAATCCGTGACGGATTACCGCGTCTTTGGGTGCTCACCGGACGGCGCCCTGACGTGGCTGGAGTTGTACCCCCGCACCGGACGGACCCACCAGATCCGGGTGCACTGTACCCACGTGGGCCTTCCCATTGTGGGAGAACCGTTCTACTGCTCCCCGGAAATCCGCGGCAGCAGACCCGGCCGGGAGGGAATCCCCCTGCATCTGCATTCCCGGGCCATAACCCTGCCGCTGTATCCGAACCGGGATGCGGTTACGGTTTCTGCCGATCCGCCGGCGCATATGCTGGCGGCGCTGAAAGCCTGCGGGTACCGGATTCCGGAACAGGCCGCCTGA